A single window of Dermacentor albipictus isolate Rhodes 1998 colony chromosome 1, USDA_Dalb.pri_finalv2, whole genome shotgun sequence DNA harbors:
- the Gmppa gene encoding mannose-1-phosphate guanyltransferase alpha-A: protein MPMSPTPRKTAGMLKAVILIGGPQKGTRFRPLSFDIPKPLFPVAGRPMMQHLVEACCGLPGVREILLIGFYPADDADLTGFVKSATREYGMPVRYLQEYAALGTAGGIHHFRDQIRRGDPEAFLLIHGDVCGHFPLPEMLEFHRSLPNSNLVTVLATEATRQQSLSYGCIVEDKATHQVLHYVEKPSTFVSAVINCGVYLCSPDVFQRTGAALRDRHAREGDSLDALSLEHDVLAPLAAAGRQLHVFQTSRWWSQLKTAGSAIYANRHYLELYRLEHPERLARPGPNGPTIFGDVFVHPSACVDPSATLGPNVSVGPGARIGAGVRIRESLVLANATVSDHALVLHSIVGLDSSVGAWSRVEGTPCDPNPDRPFAKMENVPLFNADGRLNPSITVLGCHVTVPAEVIVLNSIVLPHKDLAQSYKNEIIL, encoded by the coding sequence ATGCCAATGTCGCCGACACCAAGGAAGACGGCTGGGATGCTAAAGGCCGTAATTCTAATCGGAGGACCCCAAAAGGGCACCCGGTTCCGACCGCTGTCGTTCGACATCCCAAAGCCGCTATTCCCGGTGGCTGGTCGCCCGATGATGCAACACTTAGTCGAAGCATGCTGTGGCCTGCCAGGCGTGCGCGAGATTCTGCTCATtgggttctacccggccgatgaTGCGGACCTGACGGGGTTCGTGAAGAGTGCCACCCGCGAGTACGGCATGCCAGTGCGCTACCTCCAGGAGTACGCGGCACTAGGCACGGCTGGTGGCATCCACCACTTCCGCGACCAGATTCGCCGAGGCGACCCAGAGGCCTTTCTGCTGATCCACGGTGATGTGTGCGGTCACTTTCCGTTGCCAGAAATGTTAGAGTTCCACCGGTCGCTGCCAAACAGCAACTTGGTCACCGTGCTGGCCACCGAGGCAACGCGCCAACAATCACTGAGCTATGGCTGCATAGTGGAGGACAAGGCGACGCATCAGGTGCTACACTACGTGGAAAAGCCGTCCACGTTCGTCAGCGCCGTCATAAACTGTGGCGTCTACCTGTGCAGCCCAGACGTGTTTCAAAGGACCGGGGCAGCATTGCGCGACCGGCACGCGCGAGAAGGTGACAGCCTGGACGCGCTCAGTCTGGAGCACGACGTGCTGGCGCCGCTGGCCGCCGCCGGCCGACAGCTGCACGTCTTTCAGACTAGTCGCTGGTGGAGTCAGCTCAAGACGGCCGGCTCGGCCATCTACGCCAACCGACATTACCTCGAGCTGTACCGCCTAGAGCACCCGGAGCGTCTGGCACGTCCAGGGCCCAACGGGCCCACCATATTTGGTGACGTGTTCGTGCACCCATCGGCATGCGTGGACCCTAGCGCCACACTCGGGCCTAATGTGTCCGTCGGACCCGGGGCGCGCATTGGCGCCGGTGTACGCATCCGTGAGTCATTGGTGCTTGCTAACGCCACCGTCAGCGACCACGCTCTCGTTCTTCATTCCATCGTGGGTCTCGACAGCTCGGTTGGTGCCTGGAGTCGTGTGGAAGGCACACCCTGCGACCCCAACCCGGACCGGCCCTTTGCCAAAATGGAAAATGTGCCCTTATTCAATGCTGATGGCCGTCTGAACCCTTCAATCACGGTGCTCGGCTGTCATGTCACCGTGCCTGCTGAAGTCATTGTACTCAATTCCATTGTACTGCCTCACAAGGACCTGGCTCAAAGCTACAAGAATGAGATAATTCTTTAA